The following proteins come from a genomic window of Rhodohalobacter sp. 614A:
- a CDS encoding CBS domain-containing protein — protein sequence MGQQKLSIAKEPESRKLFLKHLLHDVEAIDQMLQNGQIESGISRIGAEQEFCLVDKYFKPSMNALEILEKVDDPHFTPELAKYNLEINLDPMELKGDCFSKMQSQLVSLLGKAEDAANRLDERIILTGILPSIDFRAVQMEYMTPKPRYAALADIMSELRGEDFELNITGVDELILTHNNILFEACNTSFQCHYQVEPDEFTDMYNWAQMLSGPVLSVACNSPLLIGKQLWAETRIPLFQQSIDTRGKGYHLREREQRVTFGNRWIKSVSDVYKNDIARHTLLFLTDIEHDSLDTLKNGKIPNLKALQLHNGTVYKWNRPCYGVLDGVPHLRIENRYLPSGPTVQDEIANFAFWIGLMCNIPEKYKNIWERINFDEVKENFYKAAMWGIQSGMVWDGKLMSARRLILEVLIPMAREGLEKKGINQSDIDKNLDIIRGRAENHATGSRWIVESYRKLRENLTREESTVALTAIMHYRKLTGKPVHEWGVAKISEAEKLEMQYDIVSNIMTTNLVTVQENDIAELVLKVMDWRNIHHLPVEDSHGKLKGIITKNRLVRYLNNPDKDGLATAADVMDTDPVTIGPNDDIKYAMLLMIDKGVSCLPVVEKNELIGIITDKDTQDIWNKMKKNTDAKN from the coding sequence ATGGGCCAGCAAAAACTCTCTATTGCCAAAGAACCGGAGTCCCGGAAGCTCTTCTTAAAACATCTTTTGCACGATGTTGAAGCGATTGATCAAATGCTTCAGAATGGCCAGATCGAATCCGGGATTAGCCGGATCGGGGCGGAACAGGAATTCTGCCTGGTGGATAAGTACTTCAAACCGTCCATGAATGCCCTGGAGATTTTAGAGAAAGTAGACGATCCTCATTTCACGCCGGAACTGGCAAAGTACAATTTGGAGATCAATTTGGATCCCATGGAATTGAAGGGAGATTGTTTTTCAAAAATGCAATCTCAACTCGTGAGTTTGCTGGGAAAGGCAGAAGATGCGGCAAACCGGCTTGACGAAAGAATCATCCTGACAGGTATTTTGCCGTCTATTGATTTTCGGGCCGTGCAAATGGAATACATGACTCCAAAACCGCGGTATGCCGCTCTCGCCGATATTATGTCGGAATTGCGGGGAGAGGATTTTGAATTGAATATCACAGGTGTGGATGAGTTAATTCTCACGCATAACAACATTCTCTTTGAAGCCTGCAACACCAGTTTTCAGTGCCACTACCAGGTTGAGCCGGATGAGTTTACAGATATGTATAATTGGGCACAAATGTTGTCGGGGCCGGTGTTGTCTGTAGCGTGTAATTCGCCGTTGCTGATCGGGAAACAACTCTGGGCTGAAACGCGAATTCCTCTCTTTCAACAAAGTATCGATACACGGGGAAAAGGATATCATTTGAGAGAACGGGAACAGCGTGTAACCTTTGGAAACCGGTGGATAAAAAGTGTCTCAGACGTTTATAAAAATGATATTGCCCGCCACACGCTTTTATTCCTCACCGATATTGAGCATGATTCATTGGATACGCTGAAGAATGGAAAGATCCCTAACCTGAAAGCCCTGCAACTCCATAACGGCACTGTTTATAAATGGAATCGGCCGTGCTATGGAGTTCTTGACGGTGTTCCGCATCTTCGTATCGAAAATCGCTATTTACCTTCGGGACCCACGGTTCAGGATGAGATCGCAAATTTTGCCTTTTGGATTGGGTTAATGTGCAACATTCCCGAGAAATACAAGAATATCTGGGAGCGCATCAATTTTGATGAAGTGAAGGAAAATTTCTACAAAGCTGCCATGTGGGGCATTCAAAGCGGAATGGTTTGGGATGGTAAATTAATGTCGGCAAGAAGACTGATTCTCGAAGTTTTAATTCCGATGGCAAGAGAAGGGCTCGAAAAGAAAGGAATCAATCAGAGTGATATCGACAAAAACCTGGATATCATTCGGGGGCGGGCAGAAAATCATGCTACAGGTTCCCGTTGGATTGTGGAGAGTTATCGAAAGTTGAGAGAAAATCTCACCAGGGAAGAATCCACGGTGGCCTTAACGGCAATTATGCATTACAGAAAACTGACAGGGAAACCTGTGCATGAATGGGGTGTGGCAAAAATCAGCGAAGCCGAAAAGCTGGAAATGCAGTATGATATTGTAAGTAATATCATGACTACAAATCTTGTTACGGTTCAGGAAAATGATATCGCCGAATTGGTTCTGAAAGTTATGGATTGGCGGAATATTCATCATTTGCCGGTGGAAGACAGCCATGGAAAACTAAAAGGAATTATTACAAAGAACCGGCTGGTTCGTTATCTTAACAACCCTGATAAAGACGGCCTCGCAACGGCGGCTGATGTGATGGACACCGACCCGGTTACCATCGGCCCGAATGACGATATCAAGTACGCCATGCTGTTAATGATTGATAAAGGAGTGAGTTGTCTTCCTGTGGTTGAAAAAAATGAATTGATTGGCATTATTACAGATAAGGATACACAGGATATCTGGAATAAGATGAAGAAGAATACGGATGCAAAAAACTGA
- a CDS encoding IS1595 family transposase — MKNKYVNRSKISEAKFREIVRFFSIDLTAIQIAELTGLNRNTINRYLTEIRKKITRYSEISSPLTEQKIPEYKLQDTDQFSILIKELESKIYTEIIPKRVGFKGNSLHNPAFLNQSGYDLIITLDDGNHYFLGEKNSDSLKHRTKLNRIESFWGNAKSRLAKFKGMHSSTFRYHVKECEFRYNNRDKDLYQLLLKILRKDPLF, encoded by the coding sequence ATGAAAAACAAGTACGTAAATCGTTCAAAAATTAGCGAAGCAAAATTCCGGGAAATTGTACGGTTTTTTTCCATTGATTTAACCGCTATACAAATTGCTGAACTAACAGGTTTAAATCGCAATACCATAAACCGGTATCTAACTGAAATTCGAAAAAAAATTACTCGTTATTCCGAAATATCCTCTCCCCTAACCGAACAAAAAATACCTGAATATAAGCTTCAGGACACCGACCAATTTTCCATTCTGATCAAAGAACTTGAATCCAAAATTTATACGGAAATCATCCCAAAGAGAGTTGGATTTAAGGGAAATAGCTTACATAACCCAGCTTTTCTAAATCAATCAGGATACGATTTGATTATCACTCTTGATGATGGAAATCACTATTTTTTGGGAGAAAAAAACTCCGATTCTTTAAAACACCGAACCAAACTCAACAGGATTGAGAGCTTCTGGGGAAATGCAAAATCACGGCTGGCAAAATTTAAAGGAATGCATTCTTCAACTTTCCGTTATCATGTAAAGGAGTGCGAATTTCGATACAATAACCGGGACAAAGATCTCTACCAACTTCTACTAAAAATCCTCAGGAAAGACCCGTTGTTTTAG
- a CDS encoding CBS domain-containing protein — protein sequence MGVETVKLAENREQTQEFIKYLLKDIRAMERMLESDLFEKDTIRIGAEQELCLVDKYAKPAPISMELLEALNDENFTTELAKFNLETNLEPLTFEGKCLSKMEENILHQLDKVRRTIRQFDGDIVLTGVLPTIRKSDLDIENLTPLPRYKALCAAINKLRGDEYDLRIQGMDELLMRFDTPLLEACNTGFQVHIQVTPEEFVKKYNLAQAITGPVLASAVNSPLLFGKRLWAETRVALFHQSVDTRKVGDHLRESSPRVTFGNEWLKDSILEIYKEDIARYRVMLSSNITEEVDEILDKGEIPKLMALQVHNGTVYRWNRPCYGVSNGVPHLRIENRIFPSGPTVTDEIANASFWLGLLNGMDEEYEDITESLDFDDARMNFFAASKLGLDTKFKWVNDKRFTAVDLITNELLPLARKGLEKAGVDKGDITSYLDIIEERTEAAQTGSYWMVKSYNSLTKDISREQALTAVTNAMIKNQKKGEPAHKWGLAKLDDMEMWQPSSLLVEEFMTTDLFTVQKDDIIELVANLFEWRRIRYVPVEDDSKHLVGLITMRMIFREFNDILHNKGSSSKSVEEIMIKNPITIHPEASILEAIDIMDGQRIGCLPVVKNNRLVGIITEQNYMTITSRLLRRLHSDNDKNKTDSDNPEK from the coding sequence ATGGGTGTAGAAACCGTAAAACTTGCTGAGAACCGAGAACAAACCCAGGAGTTTATCAAGTACCTGTTGAAGGATATCCGGGCGATGGAGAGAATGCTGGAAAGTGATCTGTTTGAGAAGGATACCATTCGGATCGGGGCGGAACAGGAGCTTTGCCTTGTGGATAAATATGCCAAACCGGCTCCTATTTCAATGGAATTGTTGGAGGCTCTCAATGACGAAAATTTCACAACAGAGCTTGCAAAGTTTAATCTGGAGACCAACCTTGAGCCGCTCACATTTGAAGGTAAATGCCTCTCTAAAATGGAGGAAAATATTCTTCATCAGCTTGATAAAGTTCGCCGAACCATCCGGCAATTTGACGGCGATATTGTTTTAACAGGTGTTCTTCCAACCATTCGGAAATCGGATCTCGATATCGAAAATCTTACGCCTTTGCCGAGATATAAAGCCCTTTGTGCAGCGATTAACAAACTTCGGGGTGATGAGTACGACCTTCGCATTCAGGGAATGGACGAGCTTTTGATGCGGTTTGATACGCCTTTGCTGGAAGCCTGCAACACCGGATTCCAGGTTCATATCCAAGTCACGCCGGAAGAATTTGTGAAGAAATATAATCTTGCCCAGGCCATCACAGGGCCCGTTCTGGCAAGTGCCGTAAATTCGCCTCTCCTCTTTGGGAAACGGCTCTGGGCAGAAACACGAGTTGCACTTTTCCATCAATCGGTGGATACCCGGAAAGTGGGCGATCACCTGAGGGAAAGCAGTCCACGGGTCACCTTTGGAAACGAGTGGCTGAAAGACAGTATCCTCGAAATTTACAAGGAAGATATTGCGCGATATCGCGTGATGCTCAGTTCGAACATCACCGAGGAAGTAGATGAAATTTTAGATAAGGGAGAAATTCCAAAACTGATGGCTCTCCAGGTTCATAACGGAACGGTGTACCGGTGGAATCGGCCGTGTTATGGCGTCAGTAATGGGGTTCCGCATTTACGAATTGAGAACAGGATTTTTCCCTCCGGTCCAACTGTGACAGATGAAATTGCAAATGCTTCATTCTGGCTGGGTTTGCTAAACGGTATGGATGAAGAGTACGAAGATATCACTGAAAGCCTGGATTTTGATGATGCACGAATGAATTTCTTTGCGGCATCCAAACTGGGTCTGGATACGAAATTTAAGTGGGTGAATGACAAGCGGTTCACGGCTGTGGATCTCATCACAAATGAGTTGCTGCCACTCGCCCGAAAAGGATTGGAAAAAGCAGGAGTTGATAAGGGAGATATTACCAGTTACCTCGATATTATTGAGGAACGGACGGAAGCCGCTCAAACCGGAAGCTATTGGATGGTGAAATCATACAACTCACTTACGAAAGATATCAGTCGTGAGCAGGCTTTGACGGCCGTAACCAATGCCATGATCAAAAATCAGAAAAAGGGAGAACCGGCCCATAAATGGGGGCTGGCAAAACTGGATGATATGGAAATGTGGCAGCCGTCCAGCCTGTTGGTGGAGGAATTCATGACGACCGATCTGTTTACCGTTCAGAAGGATGATATCATCGAGTTGGTAGCGAATCTGTTTGAATGGAGACGAATCCGGTATGTGCCTGTCGAGGACGACAGCAAGCATCTTGTGGGGCTGATAACCATGCGAATGATTTTCAGGGAGTTTAATGATATTCTGCATAACAAAGGCTCTTCAAGTAAATCGGTGGAAGAAATTATGATCAAAAATCCGATTACGATTCATCCCGAAGCATCCATTTTGGAAGCGATAGATATTATGGACGGCCAGCGGATCGGGTGCCTTCCGGTTGTAAAGAATAACCGGCTGGTGGGTATCATTACGGAACAAAACTATATGACCATTACTTCAAGATTGTTGAGACGTTTGCACAGTGATAATGACAAAAACAAGACGGACTCTGACAATCCGGAAAAGTAG
- the egtD gene encoding L-histidine N(alpha)-methyltransferase yields MEKTVSAFEEDVLEGLKKDQKSLPSKYFYDDRGSGLFEKISNLDEYYLTQAELEILQKNSGEISQTIGPNSLIIEFGSGSSRKTRLLLKELNDIAGYVPVDISRDFLFEEAEKLRSEFPDLKITPIAADYTKPFEIAVNGYANKRVIFFPGSTIGNFTPDQARDFLFQSTDLLAENGGLLIGVDLKKDPDVLNKAYNDSKGITAEFNLNLLRRINRELEGNFEVEKFRHRAFYNETEGRMEMYLMSLDNQSVTLSASGEKIDFRKGEMIHTENSYKYSVDEFEELISEKFYLRKTWLDSKKRFSVHYFEKK; encoded by the coding sequence ATGGAAAAAACGGTTTCAGCCTTTGAGGAAGATGTTCTTGAAGGGCTTAAAAAAGATCAAAAAAGTCTACCCAGTAAGTATTTTTATGACGATCGGGGATCCGGGCTCTTTGAGAAAATTTCTAACCTTGACGAGTATTACCTGACTCAAGCCGAGTTAGAAATCCTTCAGAAGAATTCCGGTGAAATTTCCCAAACCATTGGTCCAAACAGTCTGATTATAGAATTTGGAAGTGGCAGCAGCAGAAAAACAAGACTGTTATTAAAAGAGCTGAATGATATTGCCGGGTATGTACCCGTAGATATTTCGCGGGATTTCTTATTCGAAGAAGCGGAAAAATTGCGCAGTGAATTTCCGGATCTGAAAATTACGCCAATCGCTGCGGATTATACCAAGCCGTTTGAAATAGCAGTAAATGGATATGCGAACAAACGCGTGATTTTTTTCCCCGGCTCTACCATTGGGAATTTTACGCCCGATCAGGCCAGGGATTTTCTGTTTCAGTCTACGGATCTTCTTGCGGAAAACGGAGGCTTGCTGATTGGAGTCGACCTCAAAAAAGATCCCGATGTATTAAATAAAGCCTATAACGACAGCAAGGGAATTACGGCAGAATTTAATCTCAATCTTTTGAGGCGAATCAATAGAGAATTGGAAGGGAACTTTGAGGTGGAGAAATTTCGGCACCGGGCATTCTATAATGAAACCGAAGGCAGGATGGAAATGTATTTGATGAGCCTCGATAATCAGTCAGTGACTCTTTCGGCTTCGGGTGAAAAAATTGATTTCAGAAAAGGAGAGATGATTCACACAGAAAACTCCTACAAATATTCGGTTGATGAATTTGAAGAACTGATTTCTGAAAAATTCTACCTCAGAAAAACCTGGCTGGATTCGAAGAAGCGGTTTAGTGTTCACTATTTTGAGAAGAAGTAA
- a CDS encoding HmuY family protein, with protein MIQSIQTKHSFLLSLLTVFGLLFFSSCDDNGSGSDEPEPEVEANTVEDLNADGQYAFFSLRTGEIVDSADSASTEWDLAFNATTILTNSGISGPGSGGAIVLDASFNSVAIAPAEGYNIDEAEILAIPTGTDNGWYHYTGFEGTPPHGIIPLPDKTIVVRTADGNHYAKVQILSYYKGNPDVTSEDFNDEDNPGRHYTFEYTIQLQEGVRDLE; from the coding sequence ATGATTCAATCAATACAAACCAAACATTCATTTTTACTTTCCTTGTTAACCGTTTTTGGGCTGCTTTTCTTCAGCTCTTGCGATGACAATGGGAGCGGCTCCGACGAACCAGAACCGGAAGTTGAAGCAAATACTGTAGAAGATCTTAATGCAGATGGTCAATATGCTTTTTTCAGTCTCAGAACCGGCGAGATTGTAGATTCCGCTGACTCAGCCTCAACGGAATGGGATCTTGCATTTAATGCTACAACCATTCTAACAAATAGTGGTATAAGTGGACCGGGTTCAGGAGGAGCCATTGTTCTTGATGCATCATTCAATAGCGTTGCTATTGCACCCGCAGAGGGATATAATATTGATGAAGCAGAAATACTTGCAATACCTACCGGCACTGATAATGGGTGGTACCATTACACTGGCTTTGAAGGAACTCCTCCCCATGGAATTATTCCTTTACCTGACAAGACTATTGTAGTGAGGACTGCGGATGGCAATCATTACGCTAAAGTACAAATCCTAAGTTACTACAAGGGTAATCCCGACGTTACTAGCGAAGATTTTAATGATGAGGATAACCCCGGTAGACATTATACATTTGAATACACCATCCAACTCCAAGAAGGGGTAAGAGACTTAGAATAA
- a CDS encoding TonB-dependent receptor, translated as MRTFFLVIIMMILFTGSAGAQIIRGIVVNKDKEPIEDVHIQVRDLEITTVSNTDGFFEISLNNKAAGSEKITLITSRVGYESAKHTYQLSEIEGETISLEMRPSIYESETVVVTATRTQRDIEEVTIPVTVVPDRQIQSSGSLRLSDILGEQTGLQVVNDHGTGIQVQGFASDYTLIMIDGNPVIGRTAGTLDLTRISVRNVKQIEIVKGPSSALWGSDALAGVINIITENSAAPFSAGLTSRYGENNTLDLSGDVSFNTSQWQNDLFINRNSSGGYSLNPNSISQTVPEFENYTFSYNTDLEISDRLILDASARYFTETQDNLSSISSSDGDQQILDSYASQDDFVAKPTLTYTPVDRLNFDLSWMTSFYKTVTDLTFRESGEVYEYTEFNQYYNKPELQATYRWTEQHHSVLGTGVVLERLDAERYPSQPNFTTQFVFLQHSWIPTQKFEVTGGFRFDSHSEYSSQISPKFSARFNLTDRIQLRGSIGRGFKAPEFRQLFLDFTNPTAGYSVFGSSTVTEGIEQLQSEGNIAQILIPLSNLEEIKAESSWAANFGVDLDVTERIRWRINLFRNNVTDLIETSPIARKTNGQSVFSYFNLHDVYTQGIETEVRWTLNPNFQASVGYQFLDARRLFEEERTVQDEQGEVVTRTFSSYEPMFNRSKHSGNVKLFYDNEAGWGASLRGIFRGQYGLYDSNGNSYVDGGEYEDSYMLWNASASKRLFEKFTLQAGVDNLLDHTDVNTPNLPGRLWYLQASVRF; from the coding sequence ATGCGAACATTTTTCCTCGTCATCATAATGATGATACTTTTTACCGGCTCAGCGGGGGCACAAATCATTCGGGGGATTGTCGTAAATAAAGACAAGGAACCTATTGAAGATGTACACATACAGGTAAGAGATCTAGAAATAACCACCGTCAGTAATACTGATGGTTTTTTTGAGATAAGCTTAAACAATAAAGCGGCGGGGAGTGAAAAAATCACCCTGATAACTTCCCGCGTTGGCTATGAATCTGCAAAGCATACATATCAACTCAGTGAAATTGAGGGCGAAACGATTTCACTTGAAATGAGGCCTTCTATTTATGAATCTGAAACGGTTGTGGTAACAGCGACCCGAACGCAGCGCGATATTGAAGAGGTTACAATCCCTGTTACTGTTGTCCCTGATCGGCAAATTCAGTCATCCGGCAGCTTGCGGCTGAGTGATATTTTAGGTGAACAAACAGGTTTACAAGTGGTTAACGATCATGGTACCGGAATCCAGGTGCAGGGTTTTGCATCAGATTACACACTTATCATGATTGACGGAAACCCGGTCATTGGAAGAACAGCCGGAACCCTGGACCTGACGAGAATTTCAGTCAGGAATGTGAAACAGATTGAAATTGTGAAGGGCCCCTCGTCTGCACTTTGGGGAAGTGATGCACTGGCTGGTGTCATTAATATTATTACAGAAAACAGCGCCGCTCCTTTTTCAGCGGGCCTCACGTCGCGTTATGGCGAAAATAATACCCTCGATTTAAGCGGAGATGTGAGCTTTAACACATCGCAATGGCAAAATGATTTATTCATCAACAGAAACAGCTCTGGCGGCTATAGCCTGAATCCGAATTCCATTTCCCAAACCGTTCCCGAATTTGAAAACTATACATTTAGTTACAATACGGATCTGGAAATTTCGGACAGGCTTATTCTTGATGCCTCTGCACGGTATTTCACAGAAACCCAGGACAATCTGAGTTCTATTAGCTCATCCGATGGCGATCAGCAAATACTGGATTCATATGCATCCCAGGATGATTTTGTAGCAAAACCCACGCTGACCTACACTCCGGTTGACCGCTTAAACTTTGACCTGAGCTGGATGACCAGTTTCTATAAAACCGTGACGGATCTGACATTCCGGGAATCGGGAGAGGTTTATGAATACACGGAGTTCAACCAATATTACAACAAGCCGGAATTGCAGGCGACTTACCGATGGACGGAGCAACACCATTCTGTACTTGGAACCGGCGTGGTTTTAGAGAGGCTGGACGCGGAGAGATATCCCAGCCAACCGAATTTTACGACTCAATTTGTATTTCTTCAGCATAGCTGGATTCCGACTCAAAAATTTGAAGTAACAGGTGGCTTTCGGTTTGATTCTCACAGTGAATACAGTTCACAGATTAGTCCGAAATTTTCAGCCCGGTTTAATCTGACGGACCGGATTCAGCTTCGTGGCTCCATCGGAAGAGGTTTTAAAGCTCCTGAATTTCGGCAGCTCTTCCTCGATTTTACCAATCCTACAGCCGGTTACAGCGTATTCGGATCAAGCACGGTTACAGAAGGAATTGAGCAATTGCAAAGTGAAGGAAACATCGCCCAGATTTTGATTCCGCTGAGTAATCTGGAGGAAATCAAAGCAGAGTCATCGTGGGCGGCCAACTTTGGTGTAGATCTGGATGTGACCGAACGCATCCGGTGGCGCATCAACCTTTTCAGAAATAATGTAACCGATTTAATTGAAACCTCCCCGATTGCGCGGAAAACCAATGGACAGTCAGTCTTTAGCTATTTCAATCTGCATGATGTGTACACACAGGGGATTGAGACAGAAGTTCGATGGACGTTGAATCCAAATTTCCAGGCATCTGTAGGATATCAATTCCTGGATGCCAGACGCCTGTTTGAAGAAGAACGAACGGTACAGGATGAACAGGGAGAAGTGGTTACACGAACATTTTCTTCCTATGAACCGATGTTCAACAGATCTAAACATTCCGGCAATGTGAAGCTTTTCTATGATAATGAAGCCGGATGGGGAGCGAGTTTACGCGGAATTTTCCGGGGCCAATACGGACTGTATGACAGCAACGGAAACAGCTATGTAGATGGCGGTGAATACGAAGATTCCTATATGCTTTGGAATGCATCGGCTTCAAAAAGGTTGTTCGAAAAATTCACCCTTCAGGCGGGCGTAGATAACCTGCTCGATCATACCGACGTCAACACACCAAATCTTCCCGGTCGATTGTGGTATCTGCAAGCCTCTGTCCGATTCTAA
- a CDS encoding MerC domain-containing protein: MSDKRLTASLFWDKLGIGISGACAIHCLLLPVIVAVLPLWGFASILHDWLHPIFILLIAPTIYFASKRSHFDRKITGTLTSGFLLILIGWVAGHFWIGLWFETTLTVLGSAVLITGHWFNYRHHQLCDIEKHNHHPDISDIEEEKHHYHEAS; encoded by the coding sequence TTGTCAGATAAACGTTTAACTGCCTCCTTGTTTTGGGATAAGCTTGGAATAGGTATTTCCGGCGCTTGTGCCATTCATTGTTTATTGCTGCCTGTAATTGTCGCTGTACTTCCTTTATGGGGATTTGCATCGATACTGCACGATTGGCTTCACCCGATTTTCATCCTTTTAATTGCACCAACCATCTATTTTGCATCCAAACGAAGCCACTTTGACCGGAAAATTACGGGCACTCTTACTTCAGGATTTCTTTTAATTTTGATCGGTTGGGTGGCCGGCCATTTCTGGATCGGACTTTGGTTTGAGACAACACTTACCGTTTTGGGGAGCGCCGTTTTAATCACCGGACATTGGTTTAATTACCGACATCATCAATTATGTGATATAGAAAAGCATAATCATCATCCCGATATTTCCGATATTGAGGAAGAAAAACATCATTATCATGAAGCGTCTTAA
- a CDS encoding succinylglutamate desuccinylase/aspartoacylase family protein produces the protein MQKTEPKQQQEKKVERIRWSKSGNKKGPVLVLFVGIHGNEPAGMYAVDRIAKRLSGDDEPINGTVYAVTGNIEAVKLGIRFLDTDLNRLWERFNTSQDFSIRRAENRPAEYLESLEIKKTVDHIIDTHSGTSSDFVFIDLHTTSSQSCGFILLNDTLENRDLAKGFPVPQILGIEENIQGTLLSYINNLGFKAIGFEAGAHNAEVSVIRSEAFLWLVLDKLGIYELSEENRIRNRELLKTENGVPATYYEIVHHKIVDDPQRFEMLDGFQNFDQIEKDMPLAYEHGNLIKAPRSGRIFMPLYQKVGNDGFLIVRKVSAFWLTLSGYLRKSFFHTLLKYLPGVTQVGEHSYEVNLNVARFLVKDIFHLLGYRVTQKDEDTLICYRR, from the coding sequence ATGCAAAAAACTGAGCCAAAGCAACAACAGGAAAAGAAAGTAGAAAGAATACGGTGGTCAAAGTCTGGTAATAAAAAGGGTCCTGTACTTGTCTTATTTGTTGGAATTCACGGAAATGAACCGGCCGGCATGTATGCGGTTGACCGGATAGCGAAGAGATTGTCAGGGGATGATGAGCCGATTAATGGCACTGTGTATGCGGTTACCGGGAATATTGAAGCGGTTAAACTTGGCATTCGTTTTCTGGATACAGATCTGAACCGGTTATGGGAGCGATTTAATACCAGCCAGGATTTTTCCATTCGGCGCGCAGAAAACAGGCCGGCGGAATATTTGGAAAGCCTTGAGATCAAAAAAACGGTGGATCACATTATTGATACCCACTCCGGCACCTCCAGTGATTTTGTATTTATTGATCTGCATACAACTTCTTCTCAAAGCTGCGGTTTTATTCTTTTGAATGACACTCTCGAAAACCGCGATTTAGCAAAAGGTTTTCCTGTGCCGCAAATTTTGGGGATTGAAGAAAATATCCAGGGAACACTTTTAAGCTATATCAATAATCTTGGGTTTAAAGCCATCGGGTTTGAAGCCGGTGCTCATAATGCAGAAGTATCTGTAATAAGGAGTGAAGCTTTTTTGTGGCTGGTTTTGGATAAACTTGGCATTTATGAATTGTCTGAGGAAAACAGAATCAGAAACAGAGAACTCTTAAAAACAGAAAATGGTGTTCCGGCAACCTATTATGAAATTGTTCATCATAAAATTGTAGATGATCCCCAGAGATTTGAGATGCTCGATGGATTTCAAAATTTTGACCAGATTGAAAAAGATATGCCCCTGGCTTATGAACACGGAAATTTGATCAAAGCTCCGAGATCAGGCAGAATTTTTATGCCGCTTTATCAAAAAGTTGGCAACGACGGATTTCTGATAGTCCGTAAAGTTTCTGCATTCTGGCTGACATTATCGGGGTATTTAAGAAAGAGCTTTTTTCATACATTATTAAAATACCTGCCGGGTGTTACTCAGGTTGGTGAACACAGTTATGAGGTGAACCTGAATGTAGCCCGTTTTCTTGTAAAAGATATTTTTCACCTGTTGGGATACAGGGTTACCCAAAAAGACGAGGATACATTAATTTGCTATCGCCGATGA
- the scpB gene encoding SMC-Scp complex subunit ScpB, with amino-acid sequence MLDYRFVDGTRLTSVIEALIFSSPEPISWEKISGIIKESEEELELDQKVIHKIVGQLNTRFEENDLSFRIEETGGGYTFVTQPRYHPWLSIFQHENAYRKLSQPAIETLAIVAYRQPITKPEVDSIRGVDSGYILRQLLEKMLIKVSGRADSPGKPLLYKTTTYFLKHFGINSVDELPKPREIDEILKDDDMAEHRRLLMERQMELEDEEAREIFEGFVEDREEGNEENTDSSDT; translated from the coding sequence ATGTTAGACTATCGTTTTGTAGACGGCACCCGCCTTACCTCGGTCATCGAGGCTCTTATTTTCTCAAGCCCGGAACCCATATCATGGGAAAAAATATCCGGTATTATCAAAGAGAGTGAAGAAGAGCTTGAACTGGATCAAAAAGTGATTCATAAAATTGTAGGCCAGCTCAATACCCGGTTTGAGGAGAACGACCTTTCCTTTCGGATTGAAGAAACCGGAGGTGGTTACACATTCGTAACGCAGCCGAGATATCATCCGTGGCTGAGTATCTTTCAGCATGAAAATGCCTACCGGAAACTTTCGCAGCCCGCCATCGAAACACTGGCGATTGTTGCGTATAGGCAGCCGATTACAAAACCGGAAGTAGACAGCATTCGTGGTGTGGATTCCGGGTATATCCTGCGGCAACTGCTTGAAAAAATGTTGATCAAGGTTTCAGGCCGTGCCGATTCTCCGGGTAAACCGTTGCTTTATAAAACCACTACCTATTTTCTGAAGCATTTTGGCATTAATTCGGTTGACGAGCTTCCAAAACCACGAGAGATTGACGAAATTTTGAAAGATGATGATATGGCTGAACATCGTCGTTTGCTTATGGAGCGGCAAATGGAACTCGAGGATGAAGAGGCCAGGGAAATTTTTGAAGGATTTGTTGAAGACAGAGAGGAAGGCAATGAGGAGAATACGGATTCCTCCGATACATAA